A portion of the Platichthys flesus chromosome 7, fPlaFle2.1, whole genome shotgun sequence genome contains these proteins:
- the aar2 gene encoding protein AAR2 homolog has protein sequence MASGDSSSSMDMDPDVALRRFEEGATLVLLGVPQGTELGIDCKSWQVGPRFKGVKMIPPGLHFLHYSSVNAPSCGSEIGPKKGLFLSLKPREILLANWDPQEEDLDFSASKDEEQVSRTRATLQELDPHLGPYPYEVIRKWVSLTDRLSEELTKKLQPVSGRICAFSDVVPEVEFKHTKDRAEQPRNDTACQSMKEGLDRLPRMKPREGTELRFSEIPQKTYPPGATPAEITRCSLDLSYALETVLEKNYELQPLHLLGELQFAFVCFILGNVYEGFEHWKRLLNLLCRSEDSMRKRKDLYLGLIAVLYHQLGEIPPDFFVDIVSHSNFLTSTLQDFFQFAVGPGVDSTLRKRAEKFKAHVTKKFRWDFDADSDDCAPVVVELPEGVTVD, from the exons ATGGCCAGTggcgacagcagcagcagcatggacaTGGATCCAGATGTTGCCCTGAGGCGGTTTGAGGAGGGGGCCACCCTGGTGCTGCTGGGGGTCCCCCAGGGCACAGAGCTGGGCATCGACTGCAAGAGCTGGCAGGTGGGCCCTCGCTTCAAGGGGGTGAAGATGATCCCCCCGGGCCTGCACTTCCTCCACTACAGCTCTGTGAACGCACCGAGTTGCGGGAGTGAAATCGGCCCCAAGAAGGGCCTCTTCCTGTCCCTCAAACCCAGAGAGATCCTGCTGGCGAACTGGGACCCCCAAGAAGAAGACCTGGACTTCTCCGCCTCCAAGGACGAGGAGCAGGTGAGCCGCACCCGGGCCACCTTGCAGGAGCTGGACCCCCACCTGGGCCCCTATCCGTACGAGGTGATCAGGAAATGGGTGTCCCTCACCGACCGCCTGAGCGAGGAGCTGACCAAAAAGCTGCAGCCCGTGTCCGGTAGAATCTGCGCCTTCAGCGACGTGGTCCCAGAGGTTGAGTTCAAACACACCAAGGACCGGGCCGAGCAGCCGAGGAACGACACGGCCTGTCAGAGCATGAAGGAGGGCCTGGACAGGCTCCCCCGGATGAAGCCGAGGGAGGGGACGGAGCTGCGCTTCTCTGAAATCCCCCAGAAGACCTACCCGCCTGGGGCCACGCCAGCAGAGATCACCCGGTGCAGCCTGGACCTGAGCTACGCCCTGGAGACTGTGCTGGAGAAGAACTACGAGCTGcagcctctccacctcctcg gtgAGCTGCAGTTTGCCTTCGTGTGCTTCATTCTGGGAAACGTGTACGAGGGCTTCGAGCACTGGAAGCGTCTGCTGAATCTGCTGTGTCGCTCCGAGGACTCCATGCGGAAGAGGAAGGATCTCTACCTGGGACTCATCGCCGTGCTCTACCACCAGCTCGGAGAGATCCCCCCCGACTTCTTCGTCGACATTGTGTCACACAGCAACTTCCTCACCTCCACACTGCAG GACTTCTTCCAGTTTGCCGTCGGCCCCGGTGTCGACAGCACGCTCCGCAAGAGGGCGGAGAAGTTCAAAGCCCACGTGACCAAGAAGTTTCGCTGGGATTTCGATGC
- the prpf6 gene encoding pre-mRNA-processing factor 6 — protein MASSGPKQAPKMSNKASAGGAGAAGANGAAPAVPLASPLMGKKKKPFLGMPAPLGYVPGLGRGATGFTTRSDIGPARDANDPVDDRHAPPGKRTVGDQMKKNEEDEEDLNDTNYDEFNGYAGSLFSSGPYEKDDEEADAIYAALDKRMDERRKERRELREKEEIEKYRMERPKIQQQFSDLKRKLAEVSEEEWLSIPEVGDARNKRQRNPRYEKLTPVPDSFFSKHLQTGDKHTSVDPLQGLAGLNTPYPGSMTPGLMTPGTGELDMRKIGQARNTLMDMRLSQVSDSVSGQTVVDPKGYLTDLNSMIPTHGGDISDIKKARLLLKSVRETNPHHPPAWIASARLEEVTGKLQVARNLIMKGTEMCPKSEDVWLEAARLQPGDTAKAVVAQAVRHMPQSVRIYIRAAELETDVRAKKRVLRKALENVSKSVRLWKTAVELEEPEDARIMLSRAVECCPTSVELWLALARLETYENARRVLNKARENIPTDRHIWITAAKLEEANGNTQMVEKIIDRAITSLHANGVEINREQWITDAEECDKASSVATCQAVIRAVIGIGIEEEDRKHTWMEDSDSCVSHGALECARAIYAHSLQVFPSKKSVWLRAAYFEKNHGTRESLEALLQRAVAHCPKAEVLWLMGAKSKWLAEDVPAARSILALAFQANPNSEEIWLAAVKLESENNEYERARRLLAKARSSAPTARVFMKSVKLEWVLGNIEAAQELCTEALKHYEDFPKLWMMRGQIEEQGENMDKAREAYNQGLKKCPHSTSLWLLLSHLEERVGQLTRARAILEKARLKNPQSPELWLDSVRLEFRAGLKNISNTLMAKALQECPNSGILWAEAVFLEARPQRKTKSVDALKKCEHDPHVLLAVAKLFWSERKITKAREWFLRTVKIDPDLGDAWALFYKFEQQHGTEEQQEEVRKRCENTEPRHGELWCAESKHVLNWQKKTGEILVLVASKIKNTF, from the exons ATGGCGAGTTCTGGTCCTAAACAGGCGCCCAAAATGTCCAACAAGGCATCGGCGGGAGGCGCCGGGGCCGCGGGGGCCAACGGTGCGGCCCCGGCCGTACCCCTCGCCTCTCCGCTCATggggaaaaagaagaagcctTTCCTGGGGATGCCCGCTCCGCTCGGCTACGTCCCCGGTCTGGGCAGAGG TGCAACTGGTTTCACCACCCGATCAGATATTGGTCCTGCTCGTGATGCCAATGATCCAGTGGATGATCGGCATGCACCCCCCGGGAAGAGGACAGTTGGGGACCAAATGAAAAAGAacgaggaggatgaagaagatctCAATGATACCAACTATGATGAG TTCAATGGATATGCAGGTAGCTTGTTTTCAAGTGGACCCTATGAGAAAGACGACGAAGAAGCAGATGCTATATATGCTGCACTAGACAAGAGGATGGATGAAAGACGCAAAGAAAGAAG ggagctgagagaaaaggaagaaattgAGAAATATCGTATGGAGCGGCCCAAGATACAGCAGCAGTTTTCAGATCTAAAG AGAAAGTTGGCCGAGGTGTCAGAAGAAGAGTGGCTGAGCATCCCTGAGGTTGGAGATGCAAGGAACAAGCGACAGAGGAATCCCCGCTATGAGAAGCTCACCCCTGTCCCCGACAGCTTCTTCTCCAAACACCTGCAGACCGGAGACAAGCACACCAGTGTTGACCCTCTGCAAGGG CTGGCAGGTCTGAACACCCCTTACCCTGGAAGCATGACCCCCGGCCTGATGACGCCAGGGACAGGAGAGCTGGACATGAGGAAAATTGGTCAGGCCAGGAACACACTCATGGATATGAGGCTCAGTCAG GTCTCTGACTCAGTGAGTGGACAGACAGTGGTGGATCCTAAGGGTTACCTAACAGATCTCAACTCAATGATCCCCACACATGGAGGAGACATTAG TGACATCAAGAAGGCTCGTCTGCTGCTGAAATCAGTGAGGGAGACCAATCCCCATCACCCACCTGCCTGGATTGCCTCTGCCAGGCTGGAGGAGGTGACTGGCAAACTACAGGTGGCGAGGAACCTGATCATGAAAGGCACCGAGATGTGTCCTAAG AGTGAGGATGTGTGGCTGGAGGCAGCCCGGCTCCAGCCTGGGGACACGGCTAAAGCCGTGGTAGCCCAGGCCGTCCGTCACATGCCGCAGTCTGTCCGCATCTAcatcagagctgcagagctggagaCAGATGTCAGGGCCAAGAAACGAGTCCTCAGGAAGG CCCTGGAGAACGTGTCCAAGTCAGTTCGACTGTGGAAGACGGCTGTTGAGCTGGAGGAGCCAGAGGATGCCAGGATCATGCTCAGCCGAGCTGTTGAGTGTTGCCCTACGAGTGTGGAG cTGTGGCTGGCACTGGCCCGGTTAGAGACGTACGAGAACGCCCGTCGTGTCCTGAACAAAGCTCGAGAGAACATTCCCACTGATCGCCACATCTGGATCACCGCTGCTAAGTTGGAGGAGGCCAATGGCAACACTCAGATGGTGGAGAAGATCATCGACAGAGCCATCACCTCTCTGCATGCCAACGGTGTAGAGATCAACAGAGAGCAGTGGATAACG GATGCAGAGGAATGTGACAAAGCATCCAGTGTGGCTACCTGCCAGGCTGTGATAAGGGCCGTCATCGGGATTGGTATTGAAGAGGAGGACCGTAAACACACCTGGATGGAGGATTCGGACAGT tgtgtgtcccATGGAGCGCTGGAGTGTGCCAGGGCCATCTACGCCCACTCTCTGCAGGTGTTCCCCAGTAAAAAAAGTGTCTGGCTCAGAGCCGCCTACTTTGAGAAGAACCACGGCACCAG AGAGTCTTTGGAGGCTCTGCTCCAGAGAGCTGTGGCTCACTGTCCCAAGGCCGAGGTGCTGTGGCTGATGGGTGCCAAGTCCAAGTGGCTGGCTGAGGATGTGCCTGCAGCCAGAAGTATCCTAGCTCTGGCCTTCCAG GCTAACCCTAACAGTGAAGAGATCTGGCTGGCTGCTGTCAAACTGGAGTCTGAGAATAATGAGTATGAAAGAGCCCGTCGACTGCTGGCCAAGGCCCGCAGCAGCGCCCCAACAGCCAGG GTATTTATGAAATCAGTGAAGTTGGAGTGGGTGCTGGGAAACATAGAAGCTGCCCAGGAGCTGTGCACTGAGGCCCTGAAGCACTACGAGGACTTCCCAAAACTTTGGATGATGAGAGGCCAGATCGAGGAGCAGGGTGAAAACATGGACAAGGCCAGGGAAGCATACAACCAAGGG TTGAAGAAGTGTCCCCACTCGACGTCCCTGTGGTTGTTGCTGTCTCATCTTGAGGAGCGAGTGGGACAGCTGACCAGAGCCAGAGCGATCCTGGAGAAGGCACGACTCAAGAACCCCCAGAGCCCCGAGCTatg GCTGGACTCGGTTCGACTGGAGTTCAGGGCCGGACTGAAGAACATCTCCAACACACTCATGGCCAAAGCCCTGCAGGAGTGCCCCAATTCAG GTATCCTGTGGGCTGAGGCTGTGTTTCTGGAGGCCAGGCCCCAAAGGAAAACTAAGAGTGTGGACGCTTTGAAGAAGTGTGAACATGATCCCCACGTGTTGCTCGCTGTAGCCAA GTTGTTTTGGAGTGAACGTAAGATCACCAAAGCCAGAGAGTGGTTCCTCAGGACGGTGAAGATTGACCCAGATCTTGGAGATGCTTGGGCTCTCTTCTACAAGTTTGAGCAGCAACATGGAACCGAG GAACAACAGGAAGAGGTGCGGAAGCGCTGTGAGAACACGGAGCCCCGCCACGGAGAGCTATGGTGTGCCGAGTCCAAACACGTCCTGAACTGGCAGAAGAAGACGGGAGAGATCTTAGTGCTGGTGGCCAGCAAGATCAAGAATACATTCTAA